In Syntrophobacterales bacterium, one DNA window encodes the following:
- a CDS encoding AAA family ATPase, with protein sequence MRILGVRFRNLNSLAGEWQIDFTHPAYRADGIFAITGPTGAGKTTVMDALCLALYGRTPRLDKITKGGNEIMSRQTGECFAEVAFETAKGRYRCHWSQHRARKKADGELQQARHEVSDAASGQLIESGITQVSEFIEKATGMDFNRFTRSMLLAQGGFAAFLNATPDERSPILEQITGAEIYSRISVQVHERRAAELKKIELLQAELNGLRVIGADEELELQNLLQNKQDKEVELAGKMKEATAALTWIEGMAILESELAELGKKKSEFDERQQSFAQESHRLEMARRALELEGDYRSVTALREQQKLEITELHDALAIMPEKETDGAAALAARLAAEKLLQESQIRQLAEGELIKKARAFDVRIEEQIKRLAEINREIAQGEAKVKDCEISRENGKQQLTQAHSFWEAIRGYQTKHGADAALLANLSAIERGFALVDEAEAKYEKAAKELSRAVTGKESARAAYAKKETAQEKSRQVFLKNKNDLKELTEEVTALLGERDLSQWRAEMDCLKERGNLLLQAKETLTGLERTATLLKQLQASSETLYTGHADILAETTLRGEQKTVLENELAALETEVSLLCRIRDLEEERQRLVDGRPCPLCGALEHPYATGNLPVLNEAEARLKKRKDEVKATAQLLGKLETDRIKAEVEIRQVEKEIAEKSKILAEGQRLWSDIRQKLKIEALPSEIYVMISELFGDVQTNLSETGRIISLAEERERQEKTLRLTLENTRTIFEGEEKALQEARHQLAAADSDYERLTKEYAAFARELEKIRTSLLADIEPFGILRIPPDNPAVILKELIRRKDDWQTKEVEKANQGKKIEALQGGLEKNETLHESLKQALEVKRTEGDRLRNNLDSLQTSRRELFGEKSADEEEKRRAADVAQALKNLANASENWLKIEKELSFLKEKIASLRQKTAGRAPEVSVAEEQLWGKITAAGFADEADCLFARLTAKERELIAEKEKIRLQEKTELDARLQDRLSSLAAERKKKMTEETTETLTEIIRAGDDELKQVRLEIGGIIKELSDNEIHKNSQRERLRNIEIQKTETLRWEELHELIGSADGKKFRNFAQGLTFEIMTVHANRQLREMTDRYLLIRDERQPLELNVIDNYQAGEIRSTKNLSGGESFIVSLALALGLSRMASRNVRVDSLFLDEGFGALDEDALEMALEALAGLHQEGKLIGVISHVSALKERLATQIQITPETGGRSSLSGPGCRKI encoded by the coding sequence ATGCGAATCCTCGGCGTTCGCTTCAGAAACCTCAATTCGCTGGCCGGCGAATGGCAGATCGATTTCACCCATCCGGCCTATCGCGCTGACGGCATTTTTGCAATTACCGGACCGACCGGCGCCGGCAAGACTACCGTCATGGACGCCCTCTGTCTTGCCCTTTACGGAAGAACGCCCCGTCTTGACAAAATCACGAAGGGCGGAAACGAGATCATGTCCCGCCAGACCGGCGAATGCTTCGCAGAGGTTGCCTTTGAAACAGCCAAGGGTCGCTACCGCTGCCACTGGAGCCAGCACCGCGCCCGCAAAAAGGCGGACGGCGAATTACAGCAGGCCAGACACGAGGTTTCAGACGCCGCTTCCGGGCAACTCATCGAGTCCGGAATCACGCAGGTGAGCGAATTCATCGAAAAGGCAACGGGCATGGATTTCAACCGTTTCACCCGTTCGATGCTCCTTGCCCAGGGTGGGTTTGCCGCCTTTCTCAATGCCACACCTGATGAACGCTCCCCGATCCTCGAACAGATTACCGGCGCCGAAATCTACAGCCGGATTTCCGTGCAGGTTCACGAACGCCGCGCGGCGGAACTAAAAAAGATCGAGCTGCTGCAGGCGGAACTGAACGGGCTTCGGGTAATTGGCGCAGACGAAGAGCTGGAATTGCAAAATCTTCTGCAAAACAAGCAGGATAAAGAAGTAGAACTGGCCGGAAAGATGAAAGAAGCAACGGCGGCGTTGACCTGGATCGAGGGAATGGCGATTTTGGAAAGCGAACTCGCGGAACTGGGAAAAAAGAAAAGCGAATTCGATGAACGCCAGCAGTCGTTTGCACAGGAATCCCACCGCCTGGAGATGGCGCGCCGGGCTCTCGAACTGGAGGGCGATTACCGAAGCGTAACGGCCTTACGGGAACAGCAGAAGCTGGAGATAACGGAACTTCACGACGCCCTGGCCATTATGCCGGAAAAGGAGACGGATGGCGCAGCGGCGCTCGCAGCGAGGCTGGCCGCGGAAAAGCTGCTGCAGGAAAGCCAGATCCGCCAGCTTGCGGAAGGGGAACTGATCAAAAAAGCCCGCGCCTTCGATGTCCGCATAGAAGAGCAGATAAAGCGGCTTGCGGAAATCAACCGGGAGATCGCCCAGGGTGAAGCAAAGGTAAAGGACTGCGAAATCAGCAGGGAAAATGGTAAACAGCAACTGACTCAAGCCCATTCCTTTTGGGAAGCGATCCGGGGATACCAGACAAAACACGGCGCCGACGCCGCGCTGCTGGCCAATCTCAGCGCCATCGAGCGGGGCTTCGCACTCGTTGACGAGGCTGAGGCAAAATATGAAAAGGCGGCAAAAGAGCTCTCCCGGGCGGTAACAGGGAAGGAATCAGCCCGCGCCGCGTACGCGAAAAAGGAGACCGCTCAGGAAAAATCCCGCCAGGTTTTTTTGAAAAACAAGAATGATCTCAAAGAGCTGACTGAAGAAGTCACGGCGCTCTTGGGGGAACGCGACCTTAGCCAATGGCGCGCGGAAATGGATTGCCTCAAGGAACGCGGCAATCTGCTGCTGCAGGCAAAAGAGACGCTGACCGGGCTCGAACGAACAGCCACTCTCCTCAAGCAGCTTCAGGCGAGCAGCGAAACATTATACACTGGACATGCCGACATCCTGGCGGAGACGACCCTGCGCGGTGAGCAGAAAACCGTTTTGGAAAACGAGCTCGCCGCCCTCGAGACGGAGGTGTCGCTTCTTTGCCGTATCCGCGACCTTGAAGAAGAAAGGCAGCGCCTCGTGGACGGCCGACCCTGCCCGCTGTGCGGAGCGCTCGAACACCCTTACGCAACGGGCAATCTCCCGGTTTTGAACGAAGCGGAGGCGAGGCTCAAAAAACGGAAGGATGAGGTTAAGGCGACGGCGCAGCTACTCGGGAAGTTAGAGACCGACAGGATCAAGGCAGAGGTGGAAATCCGGCAAGTCGAAAAGGAAATAGCGGAAAAAAGTAAAATCCTCGCTGAGGGTCAAAGGCTCTGGAGCGACATCCGGCAGAAACTTAAAATAGAGGCATTGCCATCTGAAATATATGTAATGATTAGCGAATTGTTTGGAGACGTCCAAACAAATCTTTCGGAAACAGGGAGAATTATCAGCCTGGCAGAAGAGCGGGAGCGGCAGGAAAAGACGCTCCGCCTCACTCTGGAAAATACCCGGACGATCTTTGAAGGAGAGGAGAAAGCCCTTCAGGAAGCGCGTCATCAACTGGCAGCCGCCGACAGCGATTACGAGCGGCTGACAAAAGAGTACGCCGCGTTTGCACGGGAGCTTGAAAAAATAAGGACCTCGCTTCTTGCTGACATCGAGCCGTTCGGGATACTCCGCATTCCCCCGGACAACCCCGCTGTCATCTTGAAAGAGTTGATACGCCGCAAAGATGACTGGCAGACCAAGGAAGTGGAAAAGGCCAACCAGGGAAAGAAGATTGAGGCGCTGCAAGGCGGACTTGAAAAAAATGAAACCTTGCATGAGAGTCTGAAACAGGCGCTGGAGGTTAAGCGAACGGAGGGCGACCGCCTCAGGAATAACCTTGACTCGCTGCAGACGTCCCGTCGGGAATTATTCGGGGAGAAGAGCGCCGACGAGGAGGAAAAACGGCGGGCGGCGGATGTGGCGCAGGCCTTGAAGAATCTGGCGAATGCCAGTGAAAACTGGCTCAAGATCGAAAAGGAACTGAGCTTTCTGAAAGAAAAAATCGCCTCGCTGCGACAAAAAACAGCCGGGCGGGCGCCGGAAGTCTCCGTTGCGGAAGAACAATTATGGGGCAAGATTACCGCCGCAGGATTTGCGGACGAAGCAGACTGCCTCTTTGCACGTCTGACGGCAAAGGAACGGGAGTTGATTGCTGAAAAGGAAAAAATCCGGCTCCAGGAAAAAACGGAGCTTGACGCCCGCCTTCAGGATCGCCTTTCCTCCCTGGCTGCCGAACGGAAGAAAAAAATGACGGAAGAAACCACCGAAACGCTTACGGAAATAATCCGCGCCGGGGATGACGAACTCAAGCAGGTAAGACTGGAGATCGGCGGCATTATTAAAGAGTTGTCCGATAATGAAATTCACAAAAACAGCCAGCGGGAACGTCTGCGGAATATTGAGATTCAGAAGACGGAAACCCTCCGCTGGGAGGAACTGCATGAGCTGATCGGTTCGGCAGACGGGAAGAAATTTCGGAACTTTGCCCAGGGACTGACCTTTGAGATAATGACCGTTCATGCCAACCGCCAGCTTCGGGAGATGACGGATCGGTATCTTCTCATCCGCGACGAGCGACAGCCCCTGGAGCTGAACGTTATCGACAATTATCAGGCCGGAGAAATCCGCTCCACAAAGAATCTTTCCGGCGGCGAGAGCTTTATCGTCAGCCTGGCCCTGGCCCTTGGCCTCTCCCGAATGGCCAGCCGGAATGTCCGGGTAGATTCGCTCTTTCTCGATGAAGGATTCGGCGCCCTCGACGAAGACGCCCTGGAAATGGCTTTGGAAGCGCTTGCGGGGCTTCATCAGGAGGGCAAGCTCATCGGAGTCATCTCCCACGTTTCCGCGTTGAAGGAACGCCTCGCCACCCAAATACAAATCACTCCCGAGACGGGCGGACGCAGCTCTCTGAGCGGACCCGGCTGCCGGAAGATTTAA
- a CDS encoding enoyl-CoA hydratase/isomerase family protein: protein MIFKTILVEKNAGYAIVKLNRPAELNALSQEMRKDLEDCFILLEEDRDVNVVVLTGGDYVFSAGVDLKELSVIPDAGIKQYFNSIFRTLKKIYSFPKPVIAAVGGVALGGGFNLITVCDLSIASESAIFGHPELKFGLNPLFDPLRRLVGMAKAKELTMLGEPIGAKEALRIGLVNRVVPPEKLMAETAATAAELAKRSPETITYIKKMASIVPNLDKYAALELECDTEALLFSGSERKKLMNCFMESLKNRKCRETYP from the coding sequence ATGATCTTTAAAACAATTCTTGTAGAAAAAAATGCAGGGTATGCAATCGTCAAGCTGAACAGGCCGGCGGAGTTGAATGCGCTTTCTCAAGAGATGCGTAAGGATTTGGAGGATTGTTTCATCCTCCTTGAGGAAGACAGGGATGTGAATGTTGTTGTTCTCACTGGCGGCGATTATGTTTTTTCAGCGGGAGTGGATCTCAAAGAGCTGTCGGTCATCCCGGATGCGGGAATAAAACAATATTTTAATTCTATTTTCAGGACTCTGAAGAAGATCTACTCCTTTCCCAAGCCGGTCATTGCCGCTGTAGGCGGGGTGGCTCTGGGGGGAGGCTTCAATCTGATTACAGTTTGCGATCTCTCCATTGCCTCGGAAAGTGCGATCTTCGGCCATCCCGAGCTCAAGTTCGGGTTGAATCCCCTTTTTGACCCGCTGCGTCGGCTCGTGGGAATGGCCAAGGCCAAGGAACTTACGATGCTGGGCGAGCCAATCGGCGCCAAGGAGGCGTTGCGGATTGGTTTGGTAAACAGGGTTGTGCCTCCGGAAAAATTGATGGCGGAAACGGCCGCGACGGCCGCGGAACTTGCCAAAAGATCTCCGGAAACTATTACCTATATCAAGAAAATGGCAAGCATAGTTCCCAACTTGGACAAGTACGCCGCTCTGGAACTGGAGTGCGATACGGAGGCGCTGCTCTTTTCCGGTTCCGAAAGGAAAAAGCTAATGAACTGTTTCATGGAATCCCTGAAAAACCGTAAATGCCGAGAAACCTACCCCTGA
- the sppA gene encoding signal peptide peptidase SppA, which translates to MLACIGLASVVLVYGLGIFAAGRHSFSLKGQVGVVPIEGIISDSEAIVEQLQQFADDQRVRAVVLRINSPGGGVAPSQEIYQAVLELKKKKKVVVSMGAVAASGGYLIAVAADRILANPGTITGSISAVMHYANVEELMKKIGVSSHVIKSGKFKDIGSPTRKMTAEEQTLIQGIVDDIYDQFVQVIAKNRKIPLEEVRQIADGRVFSGRQAKERRLVDGLGGFQDAVMLAGRLAGLEGKPEIVHGAKKKVGFLNYLSGSMTSSLVEAVSGNKADSTGALYLLQ; encoded by the coding sequence TTGCTGGCGTGTATCGGACTCGCCTCGGTCGTCCTCGTTTATGGATTGGGGATTTTTGCCGCTGGCCGGCATTCATTTTCCTTAAAGGGTCAGGTAGGGGTCGTGCCGATTGAGGGGATTATCAGCGATTCCGAGGCGATCGTTGAACAACTGCAGCAATTTGCCGACGATCAAAGGGTTCGCGCCGTCGTCCTGAGGATTAATTCTCCCGGCGGGGGGGTAGCCCCGTCTCAGGAGATCTATCAGGCGGTGCTCGAACTCAAAAAAAAGAAGAAGGTTGTAGTGTCAATGGGAGCGGTTGCGGCCTCTGGCGGATACCTGATCGCCGTGGCCGCGGATCGCATTCTCGCCAATCCGGGGACAATAACGGGAAGTATTTCCGCGGTCATGCATTACGCGAACGTGGAGGAGTTGATGAAGAAGATCGGGGTCAGCTCCCATGTGATAAAAAGCGGAAAATTCAAGGATATCGGATCGCCGACAAGAAAAATGACGGCGGAAGAGCAGACCCTGATCCAGGGAATTGTTGACGATATTTACGATCAGTTTGTGCAGGTTATTGCCAAAAATCGCAAGATTCCCCTGGAAGAAGTGCGACAAATTGCCGATGGACGTGTTTTTTCCGGAAGACAGGCAAAAGAACGCAGGCTTGTTGACGGCCTTGGCGGCTTTCAGGATGCAGTGATGCTCGCCGGGCGACTCGCCGGCCTGGAAGGAAAACCGGAAATAGTTCATGGTGCGAAAAAGAAGGTGGGCTTCCTGAATTATTTATCCGGGAGCATGACATCAAGTCTGGTTGAAGCTGTCAGCGGGAATAAGGCAGATTCGACAGGAGCTTTATACCTGTTGCAGTAA
- a CDS encoding 30S ribosomal protein S1, which produces MVDDGNEILKQQADDVTGEKEVVENVDDFSGEKEESMDFKELYEQSLQSVQLGNVLIGKIVQINTDTVMVDVGWKTEGYIPAREISDENGNVVFNIGDEIEVLVDRRDQDGNLVLSRDKAAKIKVWDDVKIACEQNAPMKGIVLERVKGGLSVDIGIPAFLPGSQVDVRPVRDLDRYVGQTLEFNILKYDRKRNNVVLSRRSILEKDREAEKVETLLNIEEGKIVEGVIKNITDYGLFIDLGGIDGLLHVTDISWGRITRPADHFSKGERIRVKILSFDREKERVALGLKQLTENPWETIKEKYPVSAVVEGRVVNITDYGVFVELEPGVEGLIHVSEMFWTREVKHPSKVLAIGQVINVMVLNINTDTKRISLGLKQITANPWEALKEKYPEGSIVTGVVRNITNFGIFVGVEEGVDGLIHLSDISWKQRVKQPAEIYKKGQTIEAMVLNIDVGHEKFSLGLKQIEKNPWEELSERYLPGSIVNGKVTNITEFGVFVEIEEGMEGLVHISELSSKRVKSSSELFSVGDVVSAVVKNVDPKSRKIRLSIKDLETGASSTKGSEGKQANQYINNQENIGSSLSQALADIKIVDTDN; this is translated from the coding sequence ATGGTTGACGACGGTAACGAAATCTTGAAACAGCAGGCAGACGATGTAACCGGGGAAAAAGAAGTTGTGGAGAATGTAGATGATTTTTCCGGGGAAAAAGAAGAGAGCATGGATTTTAAGGAGCTTTACGAGCAAAGCCTTCAATCCGTACAGTTGGGCAATGTTTTGATCGGCAAAATTGTGCAGATCAACACCGACACCGTCATGGTGGATGTGGGGTGGAAAACGGAAGGGTATATTCCCGCTCGGGAGATAAGCGACGAAAATGGCAATGTTGTCTTTAACATCGGGGACGAGATCGAGGTTCTTGTCGATCGCCGTGATCAGGACGGCAACCTTGTTCTGTCCCGCGATAAAGCTGCCAAAATCAAGGTCTGGGATGATGTCAAGATTGCCTGTGAGCAAAACGCCCCGATGAAAGGCATTGTCCTCGAAAGGGTGAAAGGAGGCCTTTCTGTTGATATCGGGATTCCCGCATTCCTGCCTGGTTCGCAGGTTGATGTTCGCCCGGTCCGGGATCTCGACCGCTATGTCGGTCAGACATTAGAGTTTAATATTTTAAAGTACGATCGCAAGCGCAACAATGTCGTTCTTTCCCGGCGGTCGATCCTGGAAAAAGACCGGGAGGCGGAGAAGGTTGAAACCCTCCTGAATATCGAAGAGGGCAAGATTGTCGAAGGCGTGATCAAAAACATAACCGACTATGGTCTTTTCATCGACCTGGGCGGAATAGACGGTCTGCTGCATGTAACCGACATTTCCTGGGGCAGGATAACCCGTCCCGCCGACCACTTTTCCAAGGGGGAAAGGATCAGGGTAAAGATTCTCTCCTTTGACCGGGAGAAGGAGCGCGTGGCGCTGGGCCTCAAGCAGTTGACTGAGAATCCATGGGAAACGATAAAGGAAAAATATCCGGTAAGCGCTGTTGTTGAGGGAAGAGTGGTAAACATTACCGATTACGGCGTTTTTGTTGAGCTCGAGCCAGGCGTTGAGGGGTTGATCCACGTGTCGGAGATGTTCTGGACAAGGGAGGTAAAGCACCCCTCCAAGGTACTGGCGATAGGGCAGGTAATAAATGTGATGGTTCTTAACATCAACACCGACACCAAGCGCATTTCCCTTGGTTTGAAGCAGATAACCGCGAACCCCTGGGAAGCCCTCAAAGAGAAATATCCCGAGGGAAGCATCGTCACCGGGGTGGTAAGAAATATTACCAATTTCGGAATTTTTGTCGGTGTGGAAGAGGGGGTTGACGGACTTATTCACCTGTCCGATATCTCCTGGAAGCAGCGGGTAAAGCAACCTGCCGAGATTTACAAGAAGGGTCAGACGATTGAGGCGATGGTGCTCAACATCGATGTCGGGCATGAGAAATTTTCTCTGGGACTGAAGCAGATTGAAAAGAATCCCTGGGAAGAGTTGAGCGAGAGGTATCTGCCGGGCTCGATCGTAAACGGCAAGGTCACCAATATTACGGAATTTGGCGTCTTTGTTGAGATCGAGGAGGGGATGGAGGGGCTTGTCCACATCTCTGAACTCAGTTCCAAAAGGGTAAAATCTTCTTCCGAGCTGTTCTCCGTCGGCGATGTAGTTTCCGCCGTTGTCAAAAATGTCGATCCGAAAAGCAGAAAAATCCGTCTGAGCATAAAGGACCTGGAAACAGGGGCAAGTTCGACAAAGGGCTCTGAGGGTAAACAGGCCAATCAATATATAAACAATCAGGAGAATATCGGCTCGAGTCTCAGTCAGGCGCTTGCCGATATAAAGATCGTTGATACAGATAATTAG
- the cmk gene encoding (d)CMP kinase produces MRKKPVVTIDGPAGAGKSTISKLIAARFSFFYLDTGALYRALAYLVDERPGEKTEESAAEISRDALIEVGNEAGVFRISANGRDVSTLIRTEKIGLLASKISAIPAVRKNLLDIQRRIGAGGGVVAEGRDMGTVVFPEAEVKFYLEASVQERARRRHRELIAKGELVNPQSVEEDIKRRDRQDSERTISPLVIPVDAVVIDTTDKAIDEIVEIMALAIERHLNF; encoded by the coding sequence ATGAGAAAAAAACCTGTCGTTACGATTGATGGTCCTGCCGGTGCGGGAAAGAGTACGATCAGCAAGCTTATCGCGGCGCGATTCTCGTTTTTCTATCTCGATACCGGAGCGCTTTACCGGGCGTTGGCGTATCTTGTGGATGAGCGCCCGGGAGAAAAGACGGAAGAAAGCGCGGCGGAGATATCCAGGGACGCCCTGATAGAAGTAGGAAATGAGGCGGGGGTTTTCCGCATTTCGGCAAATGGCCGGGATGTTTCGACGTTGATCCGCACAGAGAAGATCGGTCTGCTCGCCTCGAAAATCTCCGCAATTCCCGCCGTCAGAAAAAACCTGCTTGACATTCAGAGAAGGATAGGCGCCGGAGGAGGAGTTGTCGCGGAAGGACGGGATATGGGCACGGTTGTTTTTCCCGAGGCCGAGGTCAAATTCTATCTAGAGGCATCCGTGCAGGAACGGGCCAGAAGAAGGCACCGGGAGCTTATCGCCAAGGGCGAGCTGGTAAATCCTCAGAGCGTTGAAGAGGATATTAAGCGTCGCGACCGTCAGGACAGTGAGCGGACGATTTCTCCGCTCGTCATTCCTGTTGATGCCGTTGTTATTGATACCACAGACAAAGCGATTGACGAAATTGTCGAAATTATGGCTCTTGCAATAGAACGACACCTCAATTTTTGA
- a CDS encoding VanZ family protein: MAIMISGIQNRFLKWIYLGGPVVVYASLIFFLSSLSRFPDETPSFFGFDKIVHFIEYFILGALLYRWFANVEGLPGKRRALIATIFVGIIYAFTDEWHQSFVPGRDSSLFDVLFDSLGVAVASFSFPFLLPRVKKL; encoded by the coding sequence GTGGCAATCATGATTTCCGGCATTCAGAATCGTTTTCTAAAATGGATTTATCTTGGCGGTCCTGTTGTTGTTTATGCCTCCCTTATTTTTTTCCTTTCCTCTCTTTCGCGTTTTCCCGACGAGACCCCCTCTTTTTTCGGTTTTGACAAAATAGTCCATTTTATCGAGTATTTTATTCTGGGGGCTCTTTTGTATCGCTGGTTTGCAAACGTCGAAGGTCTTCCGGGGAAAAGGCGCGCGTTGATAGCAACGATCTTTGTCGGCATCATCTACGCGTTTACCGATGAATGGCATCAATCATTTGTTCCAGGTCGGGACTCCTCATTGTTCGACGTTTTATTTGACTCCCTGGGAGTTGCTGTGGCGTCATTTTCGTTTCCCTTTTTATTACCGAGAGTTAAAAAATTATGA
- a CDS encoding GAF domain-containing protein, with translation MATIGDRDNQPTRRDLSADASSVQSCEVLDDLTKDNIKLLHRFTKIGTALSGERNIERLLEMILEEAKELANADGGTLYIMSDDKTELQFAIVQTSSLKIKMGGKGEKITWKPIPLRDADGSPNHRHVCAHVALTKETVNIDDVYQKEGFDFQGTRNFDRSTGYRSRSMLVVPMKNHEDEVIGVLQLLNAREGGSVSSFSPMSLEITESFASQAAIALSNKRLIKELQDLLESFIRAIAVAIDEKSPYTGGHVRRVAELTMQIAGKINAAKEGHFAEIELSEDELKELQTAAWLHDVGKITTPEYIVDKETKLQTIFDRIEIVKLRIELYKTKFNLHKLETLIGESENKALLNSGYYPERDEREKKLRDEFNFLMKTNKGGEFMSDEMIARLRQIGMTTFPMDGKAQSLLSPEEVENLSIRRGTLTSKEREIIQNHAAMTNNILRQLPFPEKMKRVPHYASSHHETLNGIGYPRGLTAEELPLQARIIALADIFEALTASDRPYKKGNTLSETMDIMEKMAKELHIDPDIFELFKKEGLHEEYALRALAAKKDLVG, from the coding sequence ATGGCAACAATTGGGGACCGGGACAATCAACCGACGCGGAGAGACCTTTCTGCCGATGCCTCTTCTGTGCAGTCTTGCGAAGTCCTTGATGATCTTACAAAAGATAATATAAAGCTTTTACATAGATTTACAAAAATCGGGACAGCCCTTTCCGGCGAGCGAAACATCGAACGTCTGCTGGAAATGATTTTGGAAGAGGCGAAGGAACTTGCGAATGCGGACGGCGGCACCCTCTACATCATGTCGGACGACAAGACGGAACTACAATTTGCCATTGTCCAGACGAGCAGTCTGAAAATAAAAATGGGGGGAAAAGGGGAAAAAATAACATGGAAGCCTATACCGCTTCGTGATGCGGATGGTTCCCCCAATCACCGCCATGTCTGCGCTCATGTTGCGTTGACGAAAGAAACAGTAAATATTGATGATGTTTATCAAAAGGAGGGGTTTGATTTTCAGGGAACAAGAAATTTTGATCGCTCCACCGGCTACCGCTCCCGGTCGATGCTGGTTGTGCCGATGAAGAATCACGAAGATGAAGTAATCGGCGTTTTGCAGTTGTTGAATGCGAGGGAGGGCGGCAGCGTCAGCTCCTTCTCGCCAATGAGCCTTGAAATAACAGAATCATTTGCCTCCCAGGCAGCCATCGCCCTTTCCAACAAACGTTTGATCAAAGAACTCCAGGATCTGCTGGAATCTTTTATCCGCGCCATCGCCGTGGCGATAGACGAAAAATCTCCTTACACCGGCGGGCATGTTCGTCGGGTCGCGGAGTTGACGATGCAGATTGCCGGAAAAATCAACGCAGCGAAAGAGGGGCATTTCGCAGAAATTGAGCTTTCCGAGGACGAGCTTAAAGAACTGCAAACCGCGGCCTGGCTCCATGATGTAGGAAAGATTACAACCCCGGAGTATATTGTCGATAAGGAAACAAAACTACAGACTATTTTTGACCGGATTGAAATTGTTAAGCTGCGGATTGAATTGTACAAAACAAAGTTCAACCTTCATAAATTGGAGACATTGATAGGAGAGTCGGAAAACAAAGCGCTCTTGAATTCGGGCTATTATCCCGAACGAGACGAAAGGGAGAAAAAGCTGCGGGACGAATTCAACTTTCTGATGAAGACCAACAAAGGCGGCGAGTTCATGTCTGATGAAATGATTGCCCGCCTCCGGCAGATCGGGATGACAACATTTCCCATGGATGGAAAGGCCCAATCACTGCTTTCTCCGGAAGAGGTTGAAAATCTTTCCATACGCAGGGGCACATTGACCTCAAAGGAACGGGAAATTATCCAGAATCACGCCGCGATGACGAACAATATCCTTCGACAACTGCCCTTCCCCGAGAAAATGAAGCGTGTGCCTCATTATGCATCATCCCATCACGAAACGCTCAACGGCATAGGTTATCCGAGGGGGCTTACCGCGGAGGAGCTTCCCCTGCAGGCAAGAATCATCGCCCTGGCGGATATTTTCGAGGCGCTTACAGCTTCGGACAGACCCTACAAGAAGGGTAACACCCTTTCCGAAACGATGGACATCATGGAAAAGATGGCAAAAGAGCTGCATATAGACCCGGATATTTTTGAGCTGTTTAAAAAAGAAGGGTTGCACGAAGAATACGCGCTTCGTGCGTTAGCGGCGAAAAAAGACCTCGTCGGCTGA